In Halomarina salina, one DNA window encodes the following:
- a CDS encoding MmgE/PrpD family protein, which yields MSAETELATFAATLSFDDVLEPVRSHARLVVADTVAAMVGGSTDPDVRGFVDGACERTPGSATVVGHDATTSRYLAAFAGGASGTVLELDEGHKYAAGHPAIHVLPALLADWEVDDGSGDDLLVSFVAGYEAAARAGRACQPLAEGYHPHGVWGPVGAAVGVAVNRGYDAATVEQAARIAAKDAQHTLMAAATEGATVRQAFAGGANLSGLLAADLAAAGFSGVDDGIARHLDLAVEGTVDRDALGADLGERWEVTQGYFKRHAACRYTHPTIDAVDALLESGLDPATVDGVRVETYPAAAALTETRPSSALQAKFSVPFAVATRLVHGTSGKPAFVADAIDEPTLALADRVEVVATDEMRDRLPDQRSARVTVTTTDGSTRSEKVVHAAGGAERPYEESVVREKFTDLVGPVLGTDSANDLWAATREGPADSTTLFELLRSGDGELG from the coding sequence ATGAGCGCCGAGACGGAACTGGCGACCTTCGCGGCCACTCTCTCGTTCGACGACGTTCTGGAACCAGTCCGTTCGCACGCCCGACTGGTGGTTGCGGACACCGTCGCAGCGATGGTCGGCGGCTCGACCGACCCCGACGTTCGGGGGTTCGTCGACGGTGCCTGCGAGCGGACACCGGGGTCGGCGACGGTCGTCGGACACGACGCGACGACGTCGCGCTATCTCGCCGCGTTCGCTGGCGGCGCGTCGGGGACGGTGCTCGAACTGGACGAGGGGCACAAGTACGCCGCCGGCCACCCCGCGATTCACGTCCTACCGGCGCTGCTCGCCGACTGGGAGGTCGACGACGGGTCCGGTGACGACCTCCTCGTCTCGTTCGTTGCCGGGTACGAGGCGGCCGCCCGGGCCGGTCGAGCCTGTCAGCCACTGGCGGAGGGCTACCACCCGCACGGCGTCTGGGGCCCGGTCGGCGCGGCGGTCGGCGTCGCGGTGAATCGCGGGTACGACGCCGCGACCGTCGAGCAGGCGGCTCGAATCGCCGCGAAGGACGCCCAGCACACGTTGATGGCCGCAGCCACGGAAGGGGCGACCGTTCGGCAGGCGTTCGCCGGGGGAGCGAACCTCTCGGGGCTCCTGGCCGCCGACCTCGCGGCTGCCGGGTTCTCGGGGGTCGACGACGGCATCGCGAGACACCTCGACCTCGCGGTCGAGGGGACGGTCGACCGCGACGCGCTCGGGGCCGACCTCGGTGAGCGGTGGGAGGTGACGCAGGGGTACTTCAAACGACACGCCGCCTGTCGGTACACCCACCCGACTATCGACGCGGTCGACGCGCTGCTGGAGAGCGGACTCGATCCGGCTACCGTCGATGGCGTCCGCGTCGAGACCTACCCCGCGGCGGCCGCGCTCACCGAGACCCGACCCAGCAGTGCGCTCCAGGCGAAGTTCTCGGTGCCGTTCGCCGTCGCGACGCGCCTCGTCCACGGCACCTCGGGAAAGCCGGCGTTCGTCGCCGACGCCATCGACGAACCGACGCTGGCACTCGCCGACCGCGTCGAGGTCGTCGCCACCGACGAGATGCGTGACCGGCTTCCCGACCAGCGCTCCGCACGAGTCACCGTGACGACGACCGATGGCTCGACGCGTTCGGAGAAGGTCGTTCACGCCGCCGGCGGTGCCGAACGGCCGTACGAGGAGAGCGTCGTCCGCGAGAAGTTCACCGACCTCGTCGGTCCCGTGCTGGGCACCGACTCCGCCAACGACCTGTGGGCCGCGACCCGAGAGGGTCCTGCGGATTCGACGACGCTCTTCGAACTGCTTCGATCCGGTGACGGAGAGTTAGGATAG
- a CDS encoding LLM class flavin-dependent oxidoreductase, which translates to MGVPSEHPGTGVTSDRKRTGVLFALRDDPEQVVRAEELGYDSVWAAEGQGKTAFGKLERWAVHTDEIGLATGIVNVFSRTPAALAAAAATLDEHSGGRAILGLGVAHPGVVETFHGVEFDRPLARLHEYVELVRRYLRGEAEGFEGEFYSPDRTSFWEAFEPERSSIPIYNGALGPGNVRLTGEVADGWLPNLYPPSRFEEATGWLAEGASRADRDPADIDVAMYVLTAVHDDPTVAYEAAANHVAYYLRDIPGYYARVAEEAGFGDEVEAAREAETTEAAAGQLSESFLDVVGLVGTPTTARDELEELRALGVDLPIVRTPSGTDDEWVERTLETFAPERSG; encoded by the coding sequence ATGGGCGTACCGAGTGAGCATCCGGGGACTGGCGTGACGAGCGACCGGAAGCGAACGGGGGTGTTGTTCGCGCTCCGCGACGACCCGGAGCAGGTCGTTCGCGCGGAGGAGTTGGGGTACGACTCCGTCTGGGCGGCCGAGGGGCAGGGGAAGACAGCGTTCGGTAAACTGGAGCGGTGGGCGGTCCACACGGACGAGATCGGTCTGGCGACGGGTATCGTCAACGTGTTCTCCCGGACGCCGGCCGCGCTGGCGGCCGCGGCGGCGACGCTCGACGAGCATTCGGGTGGCCGTGCCATCCTCGGCCTCGGCGTCGCTCACCCGGGAGTCGTCGAGACGTTCCACGGCGTCGAGTTCGACCGACCGCTCGCACGACTCCACGAGTACGTCGAACTCGTCCGGCGATACCTCCGAGGCGAGGCCGAGGGGTTCGAGGGAGAGTTCTACAGCCCGGACCGGACCAGCTTCTGGGAGGCGTTCGAACCCGAGCGGTCGTCGATTCCCATCTACAACGGGGCGCTCGGGCCGGGCAACGTCAGACTGACGGGCGAGGTGGCCGACGGGTGGCTGCCGAACCTCTACCCACCGTCGCGGTTCGAGGAGGCGACGGGGTGGCTCGCCGAGGGGGCGAGCCGCGCCGACCGCGACCCGGCTGATATCGACGTGGCCATGTACGTCCTCACGGCGGTCCACGACGACCCGACCGTCGCCTACGAGGCCGCCGCGAACCACGTGGCGTACTACCTCCGCGACATCCCCGGATACTACGCCCGCGTCGCCGAGGAGGCCGGGTTCGGCGACGAGGTCGAGGCCGCCCGCGAGGCAGAGACGACCGAAGCCGCCGCGGGCCAACTCTCCGAGTCGTTTCTCGATGTCGTCGGCCTCGTCGGAACGCCGACGACCGCGCGCGACGAACTGGAAGAGCTTCGTGCACTGGGCGTCGACCTGCCTATCGTCCGGACGCCGTCCGGGACCGACGACGAGTGGGTCGAGCGTACCCTGGAGACCTTCGCGCCGGAGCGGTCCGGATAG
- a CDS encoding ABC transporter ATP-binding protein gives MAPLLETTDLEKTFGALVANDGISLTVDAGEVRGIIGPNGSGKSTFFNTVTGFYTADGGTVTFDGEDITGCSSHEIARKGLARTFQIVSPFENLTVRQNLLAVHSKGVRVSEDKRERADEILEFLDIAHLADDEASEMSGGQQKLLELARLLMLDPKCIMLDEPTAGVNPALQDRILDRLIAMNDRGTTFVIVEHDMDLIRAFADTVTVFDQGRIIAEGTFDEVTAESRVRDAYLGVESDLKEVLG, from the coding sequence ATGGCACCGCTTCTGGAGACCACCGACCTGGAGAAGACGTTCGGCGCTCTCGTCGCGAACGACGGCATCTCACTCACCGTCGACGCGGGCGAGGTCCGGGGAATCATCGGACCGAACGGCAGCGGAAAGTCGACGTTCTTCAACACGGTCACGGGCTTCTACACCGCCGACGGGGGGACGGTCACGTTCGATGGCGAGGACATCACTGGCTGTTCGTCTCACGAGATCGCACGCAAGGGACTGGCACGGACGTTTCAGATCGTCTCGCCGTTCGAGAACCTGACCGTCCGGCAGAACCTGCTGGCGGTCCACTCGAAGGGGGTGCGAGTCAGCGAGGACAAACGCGAGCGGGCGGACGAGATTCTGGAGTTCCTCGACATCGCTCACCTCGCAGACGACGAGGCCAGCGAGATGAGCGGCGGGCAGCAGAAGCTCCTCGAACTCGCCCGCCTCCTCATGCTCGACCCGAAGTGCATCATGCTCGACGAGCCGACAGCGGGCGTCAACCCCGCCCTCCAGGACCGCATCCTCGACCGACTCATCGCGATGAACGACCGCGGGACGACCTTCGTCATCGTCGAGCACGACATGGACCTCATTCGAGCGTTCGCGGACACGGTGACGGTGTTCGACCAGGGCAGAATCATCGCGGAGGGGACGTTCGACGAAGTGACCGCGGAGTCGCGAGTCCGCGACGCGTATCTGGGCGTCGAGAGCGACCTGAAGGAGGTGCTCGGATGA
- a CDS encoding SDR family oxidoreductase has translation MDHLLDGQTAVVTGATSGIGRAIATRFAEQGADVVVADLREQPRETGRPTHEYIREETDRRATFVECDVRDPAALERAVAAADAFGEIDVMVNNAGVFHAESFLTAEEAEFDRVFETNVKGTYFGSQAAARRLVEQGQGSIVNLSSTAGLYGVGDYVAYSASKGAIRLMTYALADGLGPSGVRANVIHPGVIETAMTREDSEVIDTAAGEAFRERVPLDAFGRPEDVADAALYLASDLASYVTGESLVVDGGVHSTG, from the coding sequence ATGGACCACCTACTCGACGGCCAGACCGCGGTCGTCACCGGTGCCACGAGTGGAATCGGTCGGGCTATCGCCACACGGTTCGCCGAACAGGGCGCAGACGTCGTCGTCGCAGACCTGCGCGAGCAGCCACGAGAGACGGGTCGCCCCACACACGAGTACATCCGCGAGGAGACCGACCGCCGGGCGACGTTCGTCGAGTGCGACGTGCGTGACCCGGCGGCGCTCGAACGGGCGGTCGCAGCGGCCGACGCGTTCGGCGAGATAGACGTCATGGTGAACAACGCCGGCGTCTTCCACGCCGAGTCGTTCCTGACGGCCGAGGAGGCGGAGTTCGACCGCGTGTTCGAGACGAACGTGAAGGGGACGTACTTCGGGTCGCAGGCCGCCGCGCGACGGCTGGTCGAGCAGGGGCAGGGAAGCATCGTGAACCTCTCGTCGACGGCGGGGCTGTACGGGGTCGGTGACTACGTCGCCTACTCGGCGTCGAAGGGAGCGATTCGGCTCATGACGTACGCACTGGCCGACGGACTCGGCCCGAGTGGCGTCCGGGCGAACGTCATCCACCCCGGCGTCATCGAGACGGCGATGACTCGTGAGGACAGCGAGGTCATCGACACGGCAGCGGGGGAGGCCTTCAGAGAACGCGTTCCGCTCGACGCGTTCGGTCGGCCAGAGGATGTCGCCGACGCGGCGCTGTACCTCGCGAGCGACCTGGCGAGCTACGTCACGGGGGAGTCGCTGGTCGTCGACGGCGGCGTTCACTCGACGGGGTGA
- a CDS encoding CaiB/BaiF CoA transferase family protein: MNGIETTMDEDAAHGPLEGLTVVEAGTMISAGTVGRFLADFGATVIKVEHPATGDHLRQFGPQKDGTGLWWKYLGRNKRSVTLNLGVEAGQVVFEDLVSEADVLVENFRPGTLERWNLGYERLSELNPDLVMCRLSGFGQTGPYAERPGFGTLAEAMSGFAYLNGYPDREPLLPPTGLADGVAALFSTFAIMFALYHREVHDGGGQYIDTSLTEPIFSLLGPQPLRYDQLDTVEERSGNRSTSSAPRNVYPTGDDRYVAISASAQPTAMRVFDAIDRPDLKDDERFADNEARLDNVDELDRIIQEWMDDHTREEVLEAFNDADATIAPIYNVEDIFEDEQYRARDALVTVDDDELGDATVQNAFPKFSETPGEVRHLGPSLGEHNEPVYGGLLGYDDATIADLVDEEVI; encoded by the coding sequence ATGAACGGAATCGAGACGACGATGGACGAAGATGCAGCGCACGGACCGCTCGAAGGCCTGACGGTCGTCGAAGCGGGGACGATGATCTCCGCGGGGACGGTCGGCCGATTCCTCGCCGATTTCGGTGCGACCGTCATCAAGGTCGAACATCCAGCGACGGGAGACCACCTGCGCCAGTTCGGCCCCCAGAAGGACGGGACCGGTCTCTGGTGGAAGTACCTGGGCCGGAACAAGCGCTCGGTCACGCTGAACCTCGGCGTCGAGGCGGGACAGGTCGTCTTCGAGGACCTCGTCTCGGAGGCTGACGTCCTCGTCGAGAACTTCCGGCCCGGAACGCTCGAACGGTGGAACCTCGGCTACGAGCGCCTCTCGGAGCTGAATCCGGACCTCGTCATGTGCCGGCTCTCGGGGTTCGGACAGACCGGCCCCTATGCGGAGCGGCCCGGGTTCGGGACGCTCGCGGAGGCGATGAGCGGGTTCGCGTATCTCAACGGCTACCCCGACCGGGAGCCCCTGCTGCCGCCGACGGGGCTCGCCGACGGCGTCGCCGCCCTGTTCTCGACGTTCGCCATCATGTTCGCGCTGTACCACCGCGAGGTCCACGACGGCGGCGGTCAGTACATCGACACGAGCCTCACCGAGCCCATCTTCTCGCTGCTCGGTCCACAGCCCCTGCGCTACGACCAGCTGGATACGGTCGAGGAGCGGTCCGGTAACCGCTCGACGTCGTCGGCACCGCGGAACGTCTACCCGACGGGCGACGACCGGTACGTCGCCATCTCGGCGAGCGCCCAACCGACCGCGATGCGGGTGTTCGACGCCATCGACCGACCGGACCTGAAAGACGACGAGCGGTTCGCCGACAACGAGGCTCGTCTCGACAACGTGGACGAACTCGACCGTATCATCCAGGAGTGGATGGACGACCACACGCGCGAGGAGGTGCTGGAGGCGTTCAACGACGCGGACGCCACCATCGCCCCCATCTACAACGTCGAGGACATCTTCGAGGACGAACAGTACCGCGCCCGAGACGCCCTCGTCACCGTCGACGACGACGAACTCGGCGACGCGACGGTGCAGAACGCCTTCCCGAAGTTCAGCGAGACGCCGGGTGAGGTTCGGCACCTGGGCCCGAGCCTGGGCGAACACAACGAACCCGTCTACGGCGGGCTCCTGGGGTACGACGACGCGACTATCGCCGACCTCGTCGACGAGGAGGTGATCTGA
- a CDS encoding FAD-dependent oxidoreductase, giving the protein MFVRDVDPELVDWEAATEFAVVGGGGCGLAAAATAAVHADVVLLEKADRIGGKARVATGQICGVDSSLQRERGIDDSAEAFYDDLLAQQTESSADQYTLDRTLVTTVAGNSGRTLDWLREEIGADLTLHTGRFEMAGHRVHRTHYPVRDDGVIPRAGKPVTDALHEAAVERGVDVRTEFPCDQLLRDETTGAVIGVASKENPTAVPRRQTTHMIRADHVLLACDGFAANPELIAERVPEIAGLDYWGTRENTGDALRIAEELGLRLDEPLYDMHGPFTVPEGVYLPNELVKAGAIIVNDDAERFMDCGNVPYRVMDMHLLDQPDATGYIVLDGSIVDLFLDEPLTNHQFSFLLDEDCFDVADTVAEVAARYGLDGDRLGSTIATVNRATDDAADVPYGRAYPHELTPPFYTAKIQPMYVKARQGIVVDERMRVVRDDGSVVENLYAGGNAAESLEGGDPNVYIPGMDLMTALTEGHLVGEFVAESVAGDADSTTTEGDA; this is encoded by the coding sequence ATGTTCGTTCGAGACGTCGACCCGGAACTGGTCGACTGGGAAGCGGCGACGGAGTTCGCCGTCGTCGGTGGGGGCGGGTGTGGCCTCGCGGCAGCGGCGACAGCGGCCGTCCACGCCGACGTGGTACTCCTCGAGAAGGCCGACCGCATCGGCGGCAAAGCCAGAGTGGCGACCGGTCAGATCTGCGGTGTCGACTCGTCGCTCCAGCGAGAACGCGGCATCGACGACTCGGCCGAGGCGTTCTACGACGACCTCCTCGCCCAGCAGACGGAGTCGTCCGCCGACCAGTACACGCTCGATCGGACGCTCGTGACGACGGTCGCCGGGAACTCCGGTCGGACGCTCGACTGGCTACGGGAGGAGATCGGAGCCGACCTCACCCTCCACACCGGCCGGTTCGAGATGGCCGGCCACCGGGTCCACCGGACGCACTACCCCGTCCGCGACGACGGCGTCATCCCGCGGGCCGGAAAACCCGTCACCGACGCCCTCCACGAGGCGGCAGTGGAACGCGGCGTCGACGTCCGGACCGAGTTCCCCTGTGACCAGCTGCTCCGCGACGAGACGACTGGCGCGGTCATCGGCGTCGCCTCCAAGGAGAACCCGACCGCCGTCCCGCGCCGCCAGACCACCCACATGATTCGCGCCGACCACGTCCTCCTGGCCTGCGACGGGTTCGCGGCCAACCCGGAACTCATCGCCGAGCGCGTCCCGGAGATCGCCGGGCTCGACTACTGGGGCACCCGTGAGAACACCGGCGACGCGCTTCGAATCGCGGAGGAACTCGGGCTGCGACTCGACGAACCGCTGTACGACATGCACGGTCCGTTCACCGTCCCCGAAGGCGTCTACCTCCCGAACGAACTCGTCAAGGCCGGCGCTATCATCGTGAACGACGACGCCGAGCGGTTCATGGACTGCGGGAACGTCCCCTACCGGGTCATGGACATGCACCTCCTCGACCAGCCCGACGCGACGGGCTACATCGTCCTCGACGGGTCCATCGTCGACCTGTTCCTCGACGAACCGCTCACGAACCACCAGTTCTCCTTCCTGCTGGACGAGGACTGCTTCGACGTGGCCGACACCGTCGCGGAGGTCGCAGCCCGCTACGGTCTCGACGGCGACCGGCTCGGCTCCACCATCGCGACCGTCAACCGGGCGACCGACGACGCGGCCGACGTCCCGTACGGGCGTGCCTACCCTCACGAACTCACGCCGCCGTTCTACACGGCGAAGATACAGCCGATGTACGTCAAGGCGAGACAGGGTATCGTCGTCGACGAGCGGATGCGAGTCGTTCGCGACGACGGATCGGTCGTCGAGAACCTCTACGCCGGCGGCAACGCCGCCGAGAGCCTCGAAGGCGGTGACCCCAACGTCTACATCCCAGGGATGGACCTCATGACGGCGCTCACCGAGGGACACCTGGTCGGCGAGTTCGTGGCCGAGTCGGTCGCGGGTGACGCCGATTCGACCACGACAGAGGGCGACGCATGA
- a CDS encoding isochorismatase family protein produces MTERIWEDLLSERDEAVITAAGYDKEGASSWESRGLGENPLVLVIDMQRLIVGDDVPILDAVEEYRTAMGEIAWDAIDHIDPFLDFARDEGLRVVYSRVVPSSYDDPDHPDLDIVDPVAPEEGETVIDKTYASVFFDTELDDLLTEGEHDSLIVVGNSTSGCVRATVVDATQHGYGVVLPQECLFDRIEASHKIGLLDMWMKYAEVLETEEVREYVETLEEP; encoded by the coding sequence ATGACAGAGCGAATCTGGGAGGACCTGCTCTCCGAGCGGGACGAGGCCGTCATCACGGCGGCCGGGTACGACAAGGAGGGAGCGTCCTCGTGGGAGTCACGAGGGCTCGGTGAGAACCCGCTGGTACTGGTCATCGACATGCAGCGACTCATCGTCGGCGACGACGTCCCGATCCTCGATGCAGTCGAGGAGTACCGGACGGCGATGGGGGAGATCGCCTGGGACGCCATCGACCACATCGACCCGTTCCTCGACTTCGCGCGCGACGAGGGACTCCGGGTCGTGTACAGTCGGGTCGTGCCGTCGAGTTACGACGACCCGGACCACCCCGACCTCGACATCGTCGACCCCGTCGCGCCCGAGGAGGGCGAGACGGTCATCGACAAGACGTACGCGAGCGTCTTCTTCGACACCGAGCTGGACGACCTGTTGACCGAGGGGGAGCACGACTCGCTCATCGTCGTCGGGAACTCGACCAGCGGGTGCGTCCGGGCGACGGTCGTCGACGCCACCCAGCACGGGTACGGCGTCGTTCTACCCCAGGAGTGTCTCTTCGACCGTATCGAGGCGTCGCACAAGATCGGCCTCCTCGACATGTGGATGAAGTACGCCGAGGTCCTGGAGACCGAGGAGGTCCGCGAGTACGTCGAGACACTGGAGGAACCATGA
- a CDS encoding dihydroorotase — MTHDLVVRNGTVVTPEHGTFEADVAATDGLISAIASPGSVEGDREIDADGKHVLPGAIDPHTHHGIYRTLAEDAESESQSDLVGGVTTIGNYFRRPGSYEEIMGEYFEQAEPNYYHDYFFSLGLLSFEHVEEIPYIVDELGITTFKWYMNYKYSAAEKFGVDCEMRDDFGDAFIQALADQDVPTTLGYHSENVEITNSLGDNPYLETELDDDQEYRDYDALVEQFPGYAEAQSMISGAALARQHDYGENFYAVHVSSGQTADELATLKDAGWGLTGETCTHYLTLTSEEADERHNVNPPVRSAEDRETLWERVADGTISCIGTDHCCNMAEEKIGQDVPDSLPGFPSTATMLPLILSEGVNEGRISLERAVEVTSTNTAKAFNLYPKKGTVRVGSDADLAVVDLDEKREVTPELLKSAADYSPYDGREVTGWPTHTVVKGQVAYEHGEIVGDAGHGTHIDRPI; from the coding sequence ATGACCCACGACCTCGTCGTCAGGAACGGTACCGTCGTCACGCCGGAACACGGGACGTTCGAGGCGGACGTCGCGGCGACGGACGGTCTCATCAGCGCAATCGCCAGTCCGGGGAGCGTCGAGGGCGACCGCGAGATCGACGCGGACGGCAAGCACGTCCTCCCAGGAGCCATCGACCCACACACGCACCACGGCATCTACCGCACGCTGGCGGAGGACGCCGAGAGCGAATCCCAGTCGGACCTCGTCGGTGGCGTGACCACCATCGGGAATTACTTCCGGCGACCGGGGTCGTACGAGGAGATAATGGGTGAGTACTTCGAGCAGGCCGAACCCAACTACTACCACGACTACTTCTTCTCGCTGGGACTGCTGTCGTTCGAGCACGTCGAGGAGATCCCCTACATCGTCGACGAGCTGGGCATCACCACGTTCAAGTGGTACATGAACTACAAGTACAGCGCCGCCGAGAAGTTCGGCGTCGACTGCGAGATGCGCGACGACTTCGGTGACGCGTTCATCCAGGCGCTCGCCGACCAGGACGTCCCGACGACGCTGGGCTACCACTCCGAGAACGTCGAGATAACGAACTCGCTCGGCGACAACCCGTACCTCGAGACGGAGCTGGATGACGACCAGGAGTACCGCGACTACGACGCCCTCGTCGAGCAGTTCCCGGGGTACGCCGAGGCCCAGAGCATGATCTCCGGGGCGGCGCTGGCCCGCCAGCACGACTACGGCGAGAACTTCTACGCCGTCCACGTCTCCTCCGGCCAGACCGCGGACGAACTCGCGACGCTCAAGGACGCCGGCTGGGGGCTCACCGGCGAGACCTGCACGCATTACCTGACGCTCACGAGCGAGGAAGCCGACGAACGTCACAACGTCAACCCACCGGTCCGCTCCGCGGAAGACCGCGAGACGCTCTGGGAGCGGGTCGCCGACGGGACCATCTCCTGCATCGGTACGGACCACTGCTGTAACATGGCCGAGGAGAAGATCGGCCAGGACGTCCCCGACAGCCTCCCCGGATTCCCGAGTACGGCGACGATGCTCCCACTGATACTCTCGGAGGGCGTCAACGAGGGCCGCATCTCGCTGGAGCGTGCCGTCGAGGTGACGTCGACCAACACGGCGAAGGCGTTCAACCTCTATCCGAAGAAAGGCACCGTCAGGGTGGGCAGCGACGCCGACCTCGCCGTCGTCGACCTCGACGAGAAAAGGGAGGTGACGCCCGAACTACTGAAGAGTGCCGCCGATTACTCCCCGTACGACGGCCGGGAGGTGACGGGGTGGCCGACCCACACCGTCGTGAAGGGCCAGGTGGCCTACGAGCACGGTGAGATCGTCGGCGACGCCGGCCACGGAACGCACATCGACCGCCCCATCTGA
- a CDS encoding ABC transporter ATP-binding protein: MSTDSDPTTDAEDRPTTGTSDQLVVENVVTGYGNHEIIHDVSAKSHEGVTCIFGPNGSGKSTLIKAMGGKLPLWSGRKRMGDRDLTDANASDMVDAGVITVPQDGGLFPSMTVRENLLMGGHSVDDDDLVSRRMDEAYEAFPILEEKTAAKATSLSGGQQMMLSFARAMVSGADVFLLDEPSAGLAPTLVDDVMEQVRTLVDRGVQVVLVEQNVKTALRVADHVYILAQGRTQFDGPPADLAEEDELIELYLGIK, encoded by the coding sequence ATGAGCACCGACTCCGACCCGACGACCGACGCCGAGGACCGCCCGACGACCGGGACGAGCGACCAACTCGTCGTCGAGAACGTCGTCACCGGGTACGGCAATCACGAGATCATCCACGACGTCTCCGCGAAGAGTCACGAGGGGGTGACCTGCATCTTCGGACCGAACGGCTCGGGCAAGTCGACGCTCATCAAGGCGATGGGCGGCAAGCTACCGCTGTGGAGCGGACGCAAGCGCATGGGCGACCGGGACCTGACGGACGCGAACGCGAGCGACATGGTCGACGCCGGCGTCATCACCGTCCCGCAGGACGGCGGGCTGTTTCCGTCGATGACCGTCCGAGAGAACCTCCTCATGGGTGGGCACTCCGTCGACGACGACGACCTCGTCAGCCGTCGGATGGATGAGGCCTACGAGGCGTTCCCTATCCTCGAGGAGAAGACGGCTGCGAAGGCCACCTCGCTCTCGGGCGGGCAGCAGATGATGCTGAGCTTCGCCCGAGCGATGGTGTCCGGAGCCGACGTGTTCCTGCTCGACGAACCGTCGGCAGGACTCGCGCCGACGCTCGTCGACGACGTGATGGAACAGGTCCGTACCCTCGTCGACAGGGGCGTTCAGGTCGTCCTCGTCGAGCAGAACGTCAAGACGGCCCTCCGCGTCGCCGACCACGTCTACATCCTCGCCCAGGGGCGCACCCAGTTCGACGGGCCACCCGCCGACCTGGCCGAGGAGGACGAACTCATCGAACTGTACCTCGGCATCAAGTAA